CAACCAGGTAGCAAAGGACCGGAGGTGGCATCACCTCAAAGCGTATAAATACGATGTCAGAGACTCCTTCCCTGCCCACCTCTCGGGGCAATACGATACTTTTTTCACCGACCCCGTTGAAACGCTTCCGGGTTTAAAACTGTTTCTTTCCCGCTGCGCTGAAGCCTTAAAAGGCAAAGAGAGTGCAGGTTATTTAGGTTTAACCCACCTCGAGGCTTCCAGGCAAAAGTGGTACTCGATCCAAAAAATGTTTCTGGAAATGGGCTTTGTAATCACCGAGCTGATTTATAACTTTCACAGCTACGATTTAGAGCGCACCACGTTTATCAAACGAAACTACCCGGTTATTGAGGCGTCGCCGTTCGACCTTGATATTCCTGAAGTGAACTGGTATACCTCAAATCTAATCAGGCTGGAAGCGGTTCAAGAACCGCGGCCTTTGACCCGCGGCAACGTTCATCTGGGTAGCGAGCTCTACTTTGATGACGAGGCCTATGCTACTTTACCTCTTCGGACTTGAGGACTTCATCAATTGCCCGGTTTACCAGGGCGTCCGCACGCTTGTTTTGCGCTCTGGGAATATGAATTAACTTACAACTCTAAAACTTCAGCTTTTCCGGGTTAATTGTCTTCCGTTCCTAAAAATAAAGAAACGGATCTGTATTAATACGAGAGAGCACAACCTCCAATTCCCTTTTTTCCTGTTCTGCCCTGGCTCTTAAATATTCGCCCAGGACCGGGACGATTACGCGTTCCGTTCCGTGGTGTCCGGCATCA
The sequence above is a segment of the Bacillota bacterium genome. Coding sequences within it:
- a CDS encoding bis-aminopropyl spermidine synthase family protein — its product is MNRIDKQILRSLSQSPKSFWQLIRDQTGHLAGYTGALSSLIERGLIKERNHFFELTEKGHEATRREGLVPFLNVTCPHCAGRGISFESFFKNVAGEFYHIAASRPRAIPEFDQGYIEPEITVARAVVMYARGDLEGQKIIILGDDDLTSIALALTGLPKEISVLEIDERILNFINQVAKDRRWHHLKAYKYDVRDSFPAHLSGQYDTFFTDPVETLPGLKLFLSRCAEALKGKESAGYLGLTHLEASRQKWYSIQKMFLEMGFVITELIYNFHSYDLERTTFIKRNYPVIEASPFDLDIPEVNWYTSNLIRLEAVQEPRPLTRGNVHLGSELYFDDEAYATLPLRT